A part of Olleya sp. Bg11-27 genomic DNA contains:
- a CDS encoding DUF983 domain-containing protein, with product MEERCSHCNTKYKIEPSFFFGAMYVSYPVGIFFGTISFFITFYLLNLSFMTSYIVLIIVMLLLLPIILRISRNIWINIFMRFDKTKSLAVKEN from the coding sequence ATGGAAGAGCGTTGTAGTCACTGTAATACAAAGTATAAGATTGAACCGTCTTTCTTCTTTGGAGCGATGTATGTTAGCTACCCTGTAGGTATCTTTTTTGGAACTATTTCATTTTTTATAACCTTCTATCTCTTAAATCTTTCTTTTATGACGTCTTATATTGTATTAATAATTGTAATGCTACTGTTGCTTCCTATAATTTTGAGGATTTCAAGAAATATATGGATTAACATCTTTATGAGATTTGATAAAACAAAATCATTAGCAGTAAAGGAAAACTAG
- a CDS encoding SDR family NAD(P)-dependent oxidoreductase, whose product MSDNNTNQDIQNCILTLQRLVDDTNQLFDMPEEQRVALYKVAGELSRPNRDEFQRRRKDAKKAAKRKMIESDKHARKTTGIRSAREATLFVAPKLLAAAVIPEDTPELESPRNCYVCKTVYTKLHHFYDTMCTDCGDLNYAKRFQTTDLKDQVAVITGSRLKIGYHITLMLLRSGATVVATTRFPADSAIRFSKEEDYKDWSDRLHIHGLDLRHIPSVEIFCNYIEQKYDRLDILINNAAQTVRRPSGFYFHLMENEKLPIDQLPKLAQTLLQDHESCLEELSSLSVGPSKTDKNNVLPVTWHGPEPGIGLRSSAELSQIPYSFDNSLQTEEVFPEGQLDADLQQVDLRKTNSWRLKLGEIETTEMVEVQLVNAVAPFVLCNRLSNIMMKENTGKKHIINVSAMEGKFHRFKKEDRHPHTNMAKAALNMLTHTSATTFAKSGIYMNAVDTGWVTDEDPAALSKQKVEVHDFQPPLDIVDGAARVMDPLIDGINTGKHWCGKFLKDYFPIDW is encoded by the coding sequence ATGAGTGATAATAACACAAATCAAGACATACAAAATTGTATTTTGACATTACAGCGTTTAGTAGATGATACTAATCAACTGTTTGATATGCCAGAAGAACAACGTGTTGCATTATATAAAGTAGCAGGAGAGTTATCTAGACCAAATCGTGACGAGTTTCAACGTCGACGTAAGGATGCTAAAAAAGCAGCAAAACGTAAAATGATTGAGAGCGATAAGCACGCTAGAAAAACAACAGGAATACGATCTGCAAGAGAAGCGACTTTATTTGTAGCACCAAAATTATTGGCTGCGGCTGTAATTCCTGAAGATACGCCCGAATTAGAATCGCCAAGAAATTGTTATGTATGTAAAACAGTGTACACAAAATTGCATCATTTTTATGATACGATGTGTACAGATTGTGGCGATTTAAATTATGCTAAGCGTTTTCAAACAACAGATTTAAAAGATCAAGTGGCTGTAATTACAGGATCTAGATTAAAAATTGGATATCATATTACATTAATGCTATTGCGTTCGGGAGCAACAGTTGTAGCAACAACGCGTTTTCCTGCCGATTCTGCTATTCGTTTTTCTAAAGAGGAGGATTATAAAGATTGGAGTGACCGTTTACATATTCACGGTCTCGATTTAAGACATATTCCAAGTGTAGAAATATTTTGTAATTACATCGAACAAAAATACGATCGATTAGATATTTTAATTAATAATGCAGCACAAACAGTAAGGCGTCCGTCTGGTTTTTATTTCCATTTAATGGAGAATGAAAAACTTCCAATAGACCAATTACCGAAACTAGCACAGACCTTATTACAAGATCACGAAAGTTGTTTGGAAGAATTATCAAGCTTAAGTGTTGGGCCTTCTAAAACAGATAAAAATAATGTATTACCAGTAACTTGGCATGGTCCAGAACCTGGTATTGGCTTACGAAGTTCTGCCGAATTATCTCAAATTCCATACAGTTTTGACAATTCATTACAAACGGAAGAGGTCTTTCCTGAAGGACAGTTAGATGCCGATTTACAACAAGTCGATTTGCGTAAAACAAATAGTTGGCGTTTAAAATTAGGTGAAATTGAAACTACAGAAATGGTAGAAGTACAGTTGGTAAATGCTGTAGCTCCATTTGTACTATGTAATCGTTTGTCTAATATAATGATGAAAGAGAATACTGGTAAAAAGCACATTATTAATGTGTCCGCAATGGAAGGGAAGTTTCATCGTTTTAAGAAGGAAGACCGACACCCACATACTAATATGGCTAAAGCTGCTTTGAATATGTTAACACATACCTCTGCTACAACTTTTGCTAAATCTGGTATTTATATGAATGCAGTAGATACAGGTTGGGTTACAGATGAAGATCCTGCAGCACTTTCCAAACAAAAGGTAGAAGTACACGATTTTCAACCGCCTTTGGATATTGTAGATGGTGCAGCCCGTGTTATGGATCCGTTAATTGATGGTATTAACACTGGAAAACATTGGTGTGGTAAATTTCTAAAAGACTATTTTCCTATAGACTGGTAG
- a CDS encoding cold-shock protein: protein MSKGTVKFFNDTKGFGFITEEGVDKDHFVHISGLIDEIREGDEVEFDLQEGNKGLNAVNVKVI from the coding sequence ATGAGTAAAGGAACAGTAAAATTTTTCAACGACACTAAAGGTTTTGGATTCATCACTGAAGAAGGAGTTGATAAAGACCACTTTGTACACATTTCTGGATTAATCGATGAGATTAGAGAAGGTGACGAAGTTGAATTTGACTTACAAGAAGGAAACAAAGGATTAAACGCGGTTAACGTAAAAGTTATCTAA
- a CDS encoding NAD(P)H-binding protein: MRIAVTSVSGQLGSAIAKYLISEIGKENVIGIARTPEKAKHLGIQIRKGDYNSRQEFDQALLGVDVVLLVSGMDTPDKRIQQHRNVIEAAKINGVKKIVYTSIVGNEEQNSFTPIVESNRQTEKDIQNSGLQWSIGRNGIYIEPDIEYIDNYVQAGEIRNCAGEGKCAYTSRNELGYAYTKMLTEEKHNNNIYNLVGEPITQKQLASYINQVYNTELEFKAISVEEYKQERIAELGEFMGTVITGIYEGILNGAYNVKSDFQKAAGRAHQSTLDVIKQLKLS, encoded by the coding sequence ATGAGAATAGCAGTAACATCGGTAAGTGGGCAATTAGGATCGGCAATAGCAAAATATTTAATAAGTGAGATTGGAAAAGAAAATGTAATAGGAATTGCAAGAACACCAGAAAAAGCGAAGCACTTGGGGATCCAGATAAGAAAAGGGGATTATAATAGTCGTCAAGAGTTTGATCAAGCATTATTAGGAGTGGATGTTGTACTATTAGTTTCTGGAATGGACACACCAGACAAACGAATACAACAGCATAGAAACGTTATTGAAGCAGCAAAAATAAATGGTGTTAAAAAGATTGTATATACTAGTATTGTTGGAAACGAAGAGCAGAATAGTTTTACGCCGATAGTGGAAAGTAATCGTCAAACGGAAAAAGATATTCAAAACTCTGGACTTCAATGGAGTATTGGCAGAAACGGAATATATATAGAGCCAGATATCGAATATATTGATAACTATGTACAAGCTGGAGAGATTAGAAACTGTGCGGGAGAAGGTAAATGTGCTTACACAAGTAGAAATGAATTGGGATATGCTTACACGAAAATGCTTACCGAAGAAAAACATAATAATAACATATATAATTTAGTAGGAGAGCCTATAACCCAAAAACAATTAGCGAGTTATATTAATCAAGTTTATAATACAGAGCTAGAGTTTAAAGCAATTAGTGTGGAAGAGTATAAGCAGGAAAGAATAGCTGAATTAGGTGAGTTTATGGGGACTGTTATAACGGGAATTTATGAAGGGATTTTAAATGGTGCATATAATGTAAAGTCCGATTTTCAAAAAGCAGCTGGACGAGCACATCAATCGACGTTAGATGTTATCAAACAACTAAAACTTAGCTAG
- a CDS encoding nuclear transport factor 2 family protein → MKTTITTLALVMTLMSCKSEKDLNAKTISKDTNKMELSNKDKTVAVLKSIETGDTVAVSYINPGNYKQHNLVVADGLAGFGALLSHAPKGGFKVNTVRAFQDGAYGFAQTEYDFFGPKIGFDVFRFENGQVVEHWDNLIEKAALNPSGHSQTDGAMLVTDLNKTEANKIVVSNFLNDILVNGKMDKIANYFDGDHYIQHNPNIGDGLSGLGQALEAMAKQGITMEFTKVHKVLGQGNFVLAISEGKFAGQPTSYYDLFRVENNKIAEHWDIMETIAPEADRKNTNGKFNFPK, encoded by the coding sequence ATGAAAACGACAATTACAACATTAGCATTAGTCATGACGCTTATGTCATGTAAATCTGAGAAAGATTTAAACGCAAAAACAATATCTAAAGACACGAATAAAATGGAACTTTCAAACAAAGATAAAACGGTAGCAGTATTAAAAAGTATTGAAACAGGAGATACGGTAGCTGTAAGCTATATTAATCCAGGAAACTACAAGCAGCATAACCTAGTAGTAGCAGATGGGTTAGCTGGTTTTGGAGCATTATTATCTCACGCCCCAAAAGGTGGTTTTAAAGTCAATACAGTAAGAGCTTTTCAAGATGGAGCATACGGATTTGCACAAACAGAATATGATTTTTTTGGTCCAAAAATAGGTTTTGATGTCTTCAGGTTTGAAAACGGTCAAGTAGTGGAGCATTGGGATAATTTAATAGAGAAAGCTGCTCTAAACCCAAGTGGTCATTCACAAACGGATGGAGCAATGCTTGTCACAGATTTAAATAAAACAGAGGCTAACAAAATAGTAGTCTCTAATTTTTTAAATGATATTTTAGTAAACGGTAAAATGGATAAAATTGCAAACTATTTTGACGGAGACCATTATATCCAACACAATCCAAATATTGGTGATGGTTTATCAGGATTAGGTCAAGCCCTAGAGGCTATGGCTAAGCAAGGGATAACTATGGAATTTACCAAAGTGCATAAAGTGTTAGGTCAAGGTAATTTTGTGTTAGCTATAAGCGAAGGAAAATTTGCTGGTCAACCGACCTCTTATTATGATTTATTTAGAGTTGAAAATAATAAAATAGCTGAACATTGGGATATTATGGAAACTATTGCACCAGAGGCTGATAGGAAAAATACAAATGGAAAATTTAATTTCCCAAAGTAA
- a CDS encoding helix-turn-helix domain-containing protein — MEKEIPHIVFDSQKPDNSGIEILTIKSLSLRKKDIVHNPEKAHQLAFNMIVFYTAGESKQLVDFVWHDVKKNTIIHLSKGQINAFQFNDHLEGFIILFTEDYLKQQINTLPKNELIRLFNSHLFSPIIQVPEAANVSNYIQLFYEEYSSLQEDYNQENTYSALYSIIFSKLERLKQYQTFHLKRSDKLNSFLEFKSLLEVHFNTSRNADFYAEKLNISYKHLNNICKEMVTVTAKQFIDAFVILEAKRLLINSEIKSTELAYSLGFEESTNFVKYFKKHTGFTPNSFKKDYI, encoded by the coding sequence ATGGAAAAAGAGATTCCGCATATTGTCTTTGATTCTCAAAAACCAGATAATAGTGGTATTGAAATATTGACCATTAAAAGCCTTTCTTTACGTAAAAAGGACATAGTACATAACCCTGAAAAAGCCCATCAATTGGCTTTTAATATGATTGTATTTTATACGGCAGGAGAGAGCAAGCAATTGGTAGATTTTGTGTGGCATGATGTCAAAAAAAATACGATTATTCACTTATCTAAAGGTCAAATTAATGCCTTTCAATTTAATGACCACTTAGAAGGTTTCATTATACTATTTACGGAAGACTATCTAAAGCAACAAATCAATACATTGCCCAAAAACGAATTGATAAGATTGTTTAATTCACATTTGTTTTCTCCAATTATTCAGGTACCAGAGGCGGCTAATGTTTCAAATTACATACAGTTGTTTTATGAGGAATATTCAAGTCTTCAAGAAGACTACAATCAAGAAAATACTTACAGTGCATTGTATTCGATTATCTTTTCAAAATTGGAACGCTTAAAGCAATACCAAACGTTTCATTTAAAACGATCTGATAAATTGAATAGTTTTTTGGAATTTAAGTCGCTTTTAGAGGTTCATTTTAATACTAGTAGAAATGCAGATTTTTATGCCGAAAAACTTAATATTAGCTATAAACATCTAAATAATATTTGTAAAGAGATGGTAACGGTTACAGCAAAGCAATTTATTGATGCTTTTGTGATTTTAGAAGCGAAACGCTTACTTATCAATTCTGAAATTAAAAGCACGGAATTAGCATATTCTTTAGGTTTTGAAGAGTCTACTAATTTTGTAAAATACTTCAAGAAGCATACAGGATTTACCCCTAATAGCTTCAAAAAAGATTATATTTAG
- a CDS encoding monovalent cation:proton antiporter-2 (CPA2) family protein, giving the protein MTESILFEAIVFLAGAIICVSIAKKLGLSSVIGYLLAGVLIGPYVLGFIGTEGEDILHFAEFGVVVMLFLIGLEIEPKNFWNMRKAIVGMGGIQVGGTMILSYFLFTVLGFEWKVALVISMAVALSSTAIAMQTIKEKGLMDTTFGTSSFSILLFQDLVVIIMLGFIPLLANVDGNASAENTNDHTNLLDNLPVGFQTLAIILSVILIIVAGKYLIVPMLRKVAKTGVRELLIAAAFLIVFGISFVMEYVGLSPALGAFLGGVVLSNSEFKHELESTLEPFKNLLLGLFFMAVGASINFIVIANSPLTIGGILIAVIVLKAVVLYITGQVFGLKLDQKLLLTCSLAQIGEFAFVLLSFAFGLNILSQDQMDMMLVITALSMSLTPVIGIINERFILPKIGTKESVKRPMDHIAKSQKIILVGFGHFGSTIGRFLRSHGVEATILDHDSNRVDFLRKMGFEVYYGDATRLDLLESAGISEAKIIICATNKIGVSKAISKIVKENYPHVEMMIRTKNRYDAYELLNLGHENIYRESLETSLTLAKDVLSKMGFRKYTLNRQVQNFIKYDEDSLRRLASEPKREDDYIFKAKKELEQQEKFLNEDFKRGIVEYDNHWDSEHVRKALNNLKEE; this is encoded by the coding sequence ATGACAGAAAGCATACTTTTTGAAGCCATAGTATTTTTAGCAGGGGCCATAATTTGTGTATCTATCGCTAAAAAATTAGGACTGAGTTCCGTGATAGGGTATCTATTGGCAGGTGTATTGATAGGGCCTTATGTTTTAGGGTTTATAGGAACAGAAGGCGAGGATATTTTGCATTTTGCAGAATTTGGAGTTGTTGTTATGCTGTTTTTAATAGGATTAGAGATCGAGCCAAAAAATTTCTGGAACATGCGGAAAGCAATAGTAGGCATGGGAGGAATACAAGTAGGAGGTACCATGATCCTATCTTATTTTTTGTTTACAGTATTAGGTTTTGAATGGAAAGTTGCTTTGGTAATTTCTATGGCTGTTGCTTTATCATCTACCGCTATTGCCATGCAAACGATAAAGGAAAAAGGTTTGATGGACACTACTTTTGGTACGTCTTCATTTTCCATTCTATTATTTCAGGATCTTGTTGTAATTATCATGTTAGGTTTTATACCATTATTAGCAAATGTAGACGGTAACGCTTCCGCAGAAAACACTAACGATCATACTAATTTGTTGGATAATTTACCTGTGGGTTTTCAAACTTTAGCTATTATTTTATCCGTTATTTTAATAATAGTTGCGGGTAAGTATTTAATCGTACCAATGTTGCGTAAAGTGGCGAAAACGGGTGTTAGAGAATTACTTATTGCAGCAGCTTTTTTAATTGTTTTCGGAATTTCGTTTGTAATGGAATATGTTGGATTAAGTCCAGCATTGGGTGCGTTTTTAGGTGGTGTTGTATTGTCTAATAGCGAGTTTAAGCACGAATTAGAAAGTACATTAGAGCCTTTCAAGAATCTGTTGTTAGGATTGTTTTTTATGGCTGTAGGGGCTTCCATTAATTTTATTGTTATCGCAAATAGTCCGTTAACCATTGGCGGTATTCTTATTGCTGTTATTGTTTTAAAAGCAGTGGTGTTATACATAACAGGACAAGTATTTGGATTGAAGTTAGATCAAAAACTATTACTGACTTGTAGTTTAGCTCAGATTGGAGAATTTGCTTTTGTACTGTTGTCCTTTGCATTCGGTCTTAATATCTTATCACAAGATCAAATGGATATGATGTTAGTAATAACAGCACTCAGTATGTCGCTTACACCAGTTATAGGTATTATTAACGAACGTTTTATATTACCTAAAATAGGAACTAAGGAGTCTGTTAAAAGACCAATGGATCATATAGCAAAATCTCAAAAAATAATATTGGTTGGTTTTGGTCATTTTGGAAGCACTATTGGTCGGTTTTTACGCTCGCATGGTGTAGAAGCAACTATCCTAGATCATGACTCTAACCGTGTTGATTTTCTTAGAAAAATGGGTTTTGAAGTCTATTATGGAGATGCTACGCGCTTAGATTTATTAGAATCTGCAGGTATTTCAGAAGCCAAAATAATTATTTGCGCAACAAATAAGATTGGAGTATCTAAGGCGATTAGTAAAATAGTAAAAGAAAATTATCCTCATGTCGAAATGATGATTCGTACAAAAAATAGATACGATGCTTACGAGTTGCTTAATCTAGGTCATGAAAATATATATCGCGAATCTTTAGAAACATCATTAACTTTAGCTAAAGATGTATTGAGTAAAATGGGTTTCAGAAAATATACACTGAATAGGCAAGTCCAGAATTTTATTAAATATGATGAAGATAGTTTAAGACGTTTGGCTTCCGAACCTAAACGAGAGGATGACTATATTTTTAAAGCTAAAAAAGAATTAGAGCAACAAGAAAAGTTTTTAAATGAAGATTTTAAACGCGGCATCGTAGAGTATGATAACCATTGGGATAGCGAGCATGTCAGAAAAGCTTTAAATAATTTAAAAGAGGAATAA
- a CDS encoding NAD(P)H-dependent oxidoreductase, translating into MKKILVLFSHPKFEKSRANAVLIDQIIDKEGVTLHDLYERYPDFNIDVNKEKELLDNHDVIIWHHPLYWYSCPPLMKQWIDMVLEFNWAYGPKGEALKGKTCLNVITTGGSREVYCSEGTNSFTITQFLRPFEQTANLCGMAYLPPFAVMGTHNLNDEQLTEHANQYSKLIDLLQQDFNLGNGNGCAFLNDIEQLKRS; encoded by the coding sequence ATGAAAAAAATACTAGTTCTATTTTCTCACCCTAAATTTGAAAAATCTAGAGCAAACGCTGTGTTGATAGATCAAATAATAGATAAGGAAGGGGTTACATTGCATGATTTGTATGAACGTTATCCAGATTTTAATATTGATGTCAATAAAGAAAAAGAACTATTAGATAATCATGATGTTATTATCTGGCATCATCCGCTGTATTGGTATAGTTGTCCTCCGTTAATGAAGCAATGGATTGATATGGTTTTAGAGTTTAATTGGGCTTATGGACCAAAGGGAGAAGCATTAAAAGGGAAAACATGTTTAAACGTTATTACTACAGGAGGCTCCCGAGAGGTATATTGCTCTGAGGGGACCAATAGTTTTACTATCACTCAGTTTTTAAGACCTTTTGAGCAAACGGCAAATCTGTGTGGTATGGCGTATTTACCTCCTTTTGCAGTCATGGGAACTCATAATTTAAATGACGAACAATTAACAGAACATGCTAATCAATACAGTAAATTAATTGATTTATTACAGCAAGATTTTAATTTAGGGAATGGTAATGGTTGCGCTTTTTTAAATGATATAGAACAATTAAAAAGGTCTTAA
- a CDS encoding MarC family protein, with protein sequence MDNLITFSITVFTGFFAITNPISNMTVFVSLTKGANRDTKRAINKKANIIAFIIVTVFILLGKYIFELFNISIPAFKITGGILIFFIGFDMLQSKQSNVKSLNDVHIDEDIAVSPLAIPILAGPGTIVTAMNFVSNAAPLQMFLVIAIFGSMSLLTFFTFKLSDLIVKMVGHNVISVIGKIMGLIIAIIGTGMIIQGIKISFDLIAK encoded by the coding sequence ATGGATAACTTAATTACATTTTCAATTACCGTATTTACAGGTTTTTTTGCTATAACCAACCCTATATCAAACATGACTGTCTTTGTTTCATTAACCAAAGGCGCTAATAGAGATACAAAAAGAGCTATTAATAAAAAAGCAAATATTATAGCTTTTATAATTGTAACGGTTTTTATTTTATTAGGTAAGTATATCTTCGAGTTATTCAATATTAGTATTCCTGCGTTTAAAATAACGGGGGGTATTTTGATATTTTTTATTGGTTTTGATATGTTACAGTCAAAACAATCCAATGTAAAAAGTTTAAATGATGTGCATATTGATGAAGATATTGCAGTATCACCGCTAGCTATTCCAATTTTAGCAGGTCCCGGAACTATTGTAACGGCTATGAATTTTGTTTCTAATGCAGCTCCTTTACAGATGTTTTTAGTCATTGCTATTTTTGGATCAATGAGCTTATTAACTTTTTTTACTTTCAAATTAAGTGATCTTATTGTAAAAATGGTTGGGCATAATGTAATTTCTGTAATAGGTAAAATAATGGGATTAATTATCGCTATTATAGGTACAGGTATGATTATTCAGGGAATCAAGATTTCATTTGACTTAATCGCTAAATAA
- a CDS encoding bifunctional aspartate transaminase/aspartate 4-decarboxylase: MKKQEEVALNTLSPFEVKDTLIKLAKSNHQHSLINAGRGNPNWIATKPRGAFFQLGLFGLEESKRQFQELDGFGGITDKEGIAKRFQAYLTLNKNVIGLRYLNELFQFAVANYSMDADALMFEWVNGIIGNNYPEPGRMLKHSETIAHAYLMKEMSAGTTPPDSKYDVFATEGGTAAMVYIFNSLKANKFLKAGDTIAIGAPIFTPYFEMPALKDYDLKMVLINADENNNWQIPDSEIDKLKDTKVKAFFLVNPSNPPSVKLSDTTLDKIAKIAKDREDLILLTDDVYGSFTENFTSLAIKAPENTILVYSYSKYFGATGWRLGVIALNENNIFDKMLAKLPENDKIELRERYETISLNPDGIKMIDRFVADSRSVALNHTAGLSTPQQIQMSLFSLATLIDTENKYKTDVKKLVRNRYDKLYKDLPGKPLISDDNKNAAYYYTLVDFLNLAKDKYNDVFSNWVGKNYNALDPVIRLAEEEAIVAMPGGGFDGPDWTIRFSLANSYSEDFEKISILINTILDEYYDEFQNK; this comes from the coding sequence ATGAAAAAACAAGAAGAAGTAGCACTTAACACATTAAGTCCTTTTGAAGTCAAAGACACGCTAATAAAATTAGCAAAATCAAATCATCAGCATTCCTTAATTAATGCTGGTAGAGGTAATCCTAATTGGATTGCAACAAAACCTAGAGGGGCTTTTTTTCAACTTGGTTTATTTGGATTAGAAGAGAGTAAAAGACAGTTTCAGGAACTAGATGGCTTTGGTGGCATTACTGACAAAGAGGGTATTGCTAAAAGATTTCAAGCGTATCTAACTTTAAATAAAAATGTTATTGGTTTACGTTATTTAAACGAGTTGTTTCAATTTGCAGTAGCCAATTATAGTATGGATGCTGACGCTTTAATGTTTGAATGGGTTAATGGTATTATTGGTAACAATTATCCAGAGCCAGGACGCATGTTAAAGCATTCTGAAACCATTGCTCATGCTTACTTAATGAAAGAAATGAGTGCGGGAACGACACCTCCAGATTCAAAATATGATGTCTTTGCAACAGAAGGTGGTACAGCTGCAATGGTGTATATTTTTAATTCTTTAAAAGCAAATAAGTTTTTAAAAGCGGGGGATACGATTGCTATCGGAGCACCAATATTTACACCCTATTTTGAAATGCCAGCCTTAAAGGATTATGATTTAAAGATGGTCTTAATTAATGCTGATGAAAACAATAACTGGCAAATTCCGGATTCTGAAATTGATAAACTTAAGGATACTAAAGTAAAAGCATTCTTTCTAGTTAACCCCAGTAATCCACCATCAGTAAAATTGAGTGATACAACTTTAGATAAAATTGCTAAAATAGCAAAAGATAGAGAGGATTTAATTTTATTGACAGATGATGTTTATGGCTCTTTTACAGAGAACTTTACGTCGTTAGCAATAAAAGCTCCAGAAAATACTATTTTGGTATATTCTTACTCAAAATATTTTGGTGCTACAGGCTGGAGACTTGGTGTGATTGCGCTTAATGAAAACAATATTTTTGATAAAATGCTTGCTAAACTTCCAGAGAACGATAAAATCGAACTACGAGAACGTTATGAAACCATTTCTTTAAACCCAGATGGTATAAAAATGATAGATCGTTTTGTTGCTGATAGTCGCAGCGTGGCCTTAAATCATACCGCAGGTTTATCTACACCACAACAAATTCAAATGTCTTTATTTTCTTTAGCCACTTTGATCGACACAGAAAACAAGTATAAAACAGATGTAAAAAAACTAGTTAGAAATAGATATGATAAACTGTATAAAGACTTGCCAGGAAAACCATTAATTTCTGATGATAATAAAAATGCTGCTTATTACTATACTTTGGTCGATTTCTTGAATTTAGCAAAAGATAAATACAATGACGTATTTAGTAATTGGGTTGGTAAAAATTATAACGCCTTAGATCCTGTTATACGTTTGGCTGAAGAAGAAGCTATTGTAGCAATGCCTGGAGGTGGGTTTGATGGTCCAGATTGGACTATTCGATTCTCGTTAGCAAATTCTTATTCTGAAGACTTTGAAAAAATAAGTATTCTGATAAATACTATTTTGGATGAGTATTATGATGAATTTCAAAACAAATAA